In Osmerus mordax isolate fOsmMor3 chromosome 23, fOsmMor3.pri, whole genome shotgun sequence, one DNA window encodes the following:
- the clcn5b gene encoding LOW QUALITY PROTEIN: H(+)/Cl(-) exchange transporter 5 (The sequence of the model RefSeq protein was modified relative to this genomic sequence to represent the inferred CDS: inserted 2 bases in 2 codons; deleted 4 bases in 3 codons; substituted 1 base at 1 genomic stop codon) translates to MDNGGFCNGSYDSLQSPASDDELVDIGGATLDFSSTDDVPPLDRDPNSGLPGYEQFPAGVCRPGGGDPGAGGPRLLDPVEDLLPGLGTYEDFNTIDWVREKCKDRDRHREISRKSRQSTRALIHSVTDAFSGWLLMLLIGLMSGALAGGIDISAHWLTDLREGVCLKGFWFNHEQCCWASNETTFLERDTCPHWLSWAQLVTGTTKGAAAYIVNYVLYVSWALLFSFLAVTLVKSFAPYACGSGIPEIKTILSGFTSRGYLGKWTLVIKTVTLVLAVSSGXAWGRRGPWSHVACCCGNILCHLFTKYRKNEAKRREVLSAAAAVGVSVAFGAPIXGVLFSLEEVSYYFPLKTLWRSFFAALVAAFTLRSINPFGDSRLVLFYVEFHAPWHLXELLPFILLGVFGGLWGALFIRANIAWCRCRKTTRLGHYPILEVLVVTRGDGPALLPQPPTPRMSGSELISELFNDCSLLDSSPLCSYLQSPVNSTGVGGNTLPDRPAGPRLFSALWQLALALLFKMIITVVTFGMKVPSGLFIPSMAVGAIAGRLLGVAMEQLAFYHHDWVVFKGWCSPGADCITPGLYAMVGAAACLGGVTRMTVSLVVIMFELTGGLEYIVPLMAATMTSKWVADALGKEGIYEAHIRLNGYPFLEPKEEFNHKTLAQDVMRPRRGGGTPGPAHPGRDGPWRRYTHTHTHTHTLTLLTQDGMTLEEVEGLVDSTTYSGFPVVVSLDSSRLVGFVLRRDLLISIVENSRQRQEGVVSASQVVFSEHPPPQRPDAPPPLLLRPILDLSPFTITDHTPVDITVDIFRKLGLRQCLVTHNGRVLGIITKKDILKHMAQMTNRDPDSILFN, encoded by the exons ATGGACAACGGTGGGTTTTGCAACGGTAGCTATGACAGCCTCCAGAGCCCGGCTAGTGATGACGAGCTAGTTGACATCGGCGGAGCCACGCTAGACTTCAGCAGCACTGACGATGTTCCTCCGTTGGACCGGGACCCAAACTCAG ggtTGCCTGGTTACGAGCAGTTccctgcaggtgtgtgcaggCCGGGCGGGGGGGACCCGGGTGCGGGGGGCCCCAGGCTGCTGGACCCTGTGGAGGATCTGCTGCCGGGCCTGGGGACCTACGAGGACTTCAACACCATCGACTGGGTCAGGGAGAAGTGCAAGGACCGAGACCGCCAccgagag atCAGCAGGAAGAGCAGGCAGTCCACCAGGGCTCTGATCCACAGTGTGACTGATGCCTTCTCAGGCTGGCTCCTCATGCTCCTCATAGGACTCATGTCAG gtgcgtTGGCGGGGGGCATCGACATCTCGGCCCACTGGCTGACAGACCTGCGTGAGGGCGTGTGTCTGAAGGGCTTCTGGTTCAACCACGAGCAGTGCTGCTGGGCGTCCAACGAGACCACCttcctggagagagacacctgTCCTCACTGGCTGAGTTGGGCCCAGCTGGTGACAGGCACCacaaag ggggcagcagccTACATAGTGAACTACGTGCTGTACGTGAGCTGggctctgctcttctccttcctGGCTGTCACGCTGGTCAAGTCCTTCGCCCCCTACGCCTGCGGATCTGGGATACCTgag atcaAGACCATCCTGAGTGGCTTCACT TCCCGGGGCTACCTGGGGAAGTGGACCCTGGTGATCAAGACGGTGACCCTGGTGCTGGCCGTGTCGTCGGGCTGAGCCTGGGGAAGGAGGGGCCCCTGGTCCCACGTGGCCTGCTGCTGTGGGAACATCCTCTGCCACCTGTTCACC AAGTACCGCAAGAACGAGGCCAAGAgacgagag GTGTTGTCTGCAGCTGCAGCAGTGGGCGTGTCCGTGGCATTCGGAGCTCCAA GAGGAGTCCTCTtcagcctggaggag gtGAGTTACTACTTC CCCCTGAAGACTCTGTGGCGCTCGTTCTTCGCGGCGCTGGTGGCTGCGTTCACGCTGCGCAGCATCAACCCGTTCGGGGACAGCCGCCTGGTGCTGTTCTACGTGGAGTTCCACGCCCCCTGGCACC CTGAGCTGCTGCCCTTCATCCTGCTGGGCGTGTTCGGGGGCCTCTGGGGGGCGCTGTTCATCCGCGCCAACATCGCCTGGTGCCGCTGCC gtaagACCACCAGGCTGGGTCACTACCCCATCCTGGAGGTGCTGGTGGTTACCCGCGGTGACGGCCCTGCTCTCCTTCCCCAACCCCCTACACCCCGCATGAGCGGCTCCGAGCTCATCTCCGAGCTCTTCAACGACTGCTCCCTCCtggactcctcccccctctgcagctACCTCCAATCGCCCGTCAACTCCACCGGGGTGGGCGGGAACACGCTCCCCGATAGGCCGGCCGGGCCCAGGCTCTTCAGCGCCCTCTGGCAGCTGGCACTGGCGCTGCTCTTCAAGATGATCATCACCGTGGTTACCTTCGGCATGAAG gtgcccTCAGGTCTGTTCATCCCCAGCATGGCGGTGGGGGCCATCGCGGGGCGGTTGCTAGGCGTTGCCATGGAGCAGCTGGCGTTCTATCACCATGACTGGGTGGTGTTTAAGGGCTGGTGCTCCCCAGGAGCCGACTGCATCACCCCCGGCCTGTACGCCATGGTGGGGGCCGCAGCCTGCCtgg gcgggGTGACCAGGATGACGGTGTCTCTGGTGGTCATCATGTTTGAGCTGACAGGGGGGCTGGAGTACATCGTACCCCTCATGGCCGCCACCATGACCAGCAAGTGGGTGGCCGACGCCCTTGGCAAGGAGGGCATCTacgag gcccacATCCGTCTGAATGGTTACCCGTTCCTGGAGCCCAAGGAGGAGTTCAACCACAAGACCCTGGCCCAGGACGTGATGAGGCCtcgcaggggggggggcacccctGGTCCTGCTCACCCAGGACGGGATGGACCCTggaggaggtacacacacacacacacacacacacacacactaaccctgctcACCCAGGACGGGATGACCCTggaggag gtggaggggctggtggaCAGCACCACCTACAGTGGATTCCCTGTGGTGGTGTCCCTGGACTCCTCCAGACTGGTGGGTTTTGTCCTCAGACGAGACCTGCTCATCTCCATagtag agaACTCTCGTCAGCGTCAGGAGGGCGTGGTCAGCGCCTCCCAGGTGGTGTTCtcggagcacccccccccccagcgtccagacgccccgccccccctgctgCTGCGCCCCATCCTGGACCTCAGCCCCTTCACCATCACCGACCACACGCCCGTAGACATCACCGTGGACATCTTCAGGAAGCTGGGGCTCCGACAGTGCCTGGTCACGCACaacgg gCGTGTGCTGGGCATCATCACTAAGAAGGACATTCTGAAGCACATGGCCCAGATGACCAACCGAGATCCAGACTCCATCCTCTtcaactga
- the shroom4 gene encoding LOW QUALITY PROTEIN: protein Shroom4 (The sequence of the model RefSeq protein was modified relative to this genomic sequence to represent the inferred CDS: inserted 2 bases in 1 codon; deleted 8 bases in 7 codons): MFSLEEPRLEFLAPPKRRTVPVIRPSSWHLAKISDPPIPPPSLPPPPLPSPEIPPPPTSSLCHAAPPWTLPPTWHSADNSDLSTQWGHLSRHYPTDRSSSLGSMESLDPPGQTNYDTQNAPSQTADYDPHLSPVDPAIFNNKRDSAYSSFSASSNASDYTLPLRPGEACSMDNLLQGLGPACRGYPSGDAHSLGSMAGESQDESGLKSRSLTRPKVRLPEARARPSSYCYEEERRGRRRWREEGGGGGEGGGGGGEGGGGGEGGRRRGGGRAAPPQPPTRKDSFRATRGRPGVTDNRCSSALVGISSPSCCSGNDHLSGVAPGTDRQRLRERVSRDQRQEGRILLLPSHPPGRRGSGEPRALRSQSLCPNEGLAFPLPHPHTSRPLMDPRGETEHLHPQDKLSSSGLHRHSAPEKLLEVSSDRSDPSDRSVSPPCRQWSHSPLQPLRVGLAEDQWAPGPPTLQTQDKWGGSRCSTPGSVLTDGDGEVVREGQRLEGLDRVAGSSPSSIQQHHTWGRSVSVPGQPRAFHPRVGVNSDRLLERDFGPISAAASMDTLLVEQRGGLGGGKGGRGGAEGNEGEMVKRSSSSRNHRRSRRRSERFATNLRNEIQRKKAQLQKSRGPGGLLCSGDTVHEEEGLDLQGEVEERGTPDYHAQERGSKIGHTSALPSALEAPAPGSLRRLCSASTPQLHLPSLGTNDPADSNFDCPQNQTQDPSRSTLRSDRFRPDCGVGFRVVEEPAPAGKARRWRWTPEHKLQPDHDADPAFREXSKVVESRLPSSSSSSSSVRSSSSRTEESDILTFADRRNFFEETSRSMSVTNLSGLTSRRQRPESARRHQQPSTLENRGAGPLPGTSQRRYSYQGGILQESPLLPNTMEARRQSVSSEKEREKERERERMREWEREERAREREREREERMKERGERKRGEEQERVMELERARLREIEREREREERVREWERQREREVERERERERERELELERERERELELERERERELQLEKERERELELERERERELERARERELELEREERRRGREIEKGRLLLSPDPRLHPGLPPNQAQNQASRSAFHPVNNPLSQDNQGYTPRSYTPTETHTGRPCDQTQLYRKFSLTEREFPRRSTDSRPPEGADLSLCREEQQHGRRGARLSARSTDAERSPLPPPHPSSPLSPPSLSPLRGRAMSENDLRFDGRRLHARFLPVAAGTAPALSEAEEAGHGGGGSVGGATRKKTPPPPRPPPPKWEQFHRRRASHHNLFASSPLLHPSSSLLAPQGPGSPPSPALPPLPQEAPRLRSHSLPPQREELQVYQQAEERPLSQAPPSPGFTRRAFRPVAPPHREEDTPPPRGCHGDQGGEVDTLPPRPTSDNCTRLSGADSGPTVLKPGSQRQQRPAAEWTRTTSPRGPSGALENGGVAPVEPYLSMSYEQQQLMMMNQNHGRFHNHHHHNRVPEPQQTLEPRPELSPSPAHSLEAELDIPMETDIDDFPEEGLPEDEEPIRNELQCFALPVMVLETDMDSMPEQEASSTGRLRAERGSLEVELEVGTREGLFDELFPHEGEGEAGTESWRGGYPRSPMENSSDSLDRRSGASSSCSSYYSPSTAKLLTDCCSDQDQDQELAYKRQLMESLRKKLGVLREAQRGLLEDIRANTQLGEEVESLVVSVCKPSEVDKFRMFIGDLDKVVSLLLSLSGRLLRAESSLHALEPHTAHSERLPLLEKKQHLLEQLAEAQGLKEHVDRREQAVARALALRLAPEQHRDYSHFVKMKGALLVEQRQLEDKIRLGEEQLRGLRESLGLGLGLGLGLGLGYGHY; encoded by the exons GGAGGAACCCAGATTAGAATTCCTGGCTCCCCCTAAAAG GCGAACGGTCCCAGTAATCAGGCCTTCCTCCTGGCACCTGGCAAAGATCTCTGACCCccctatccctcccccctccctccctcctccccccctcccttcccctgagatcccccctccccccacctcctccctctgccatgCAGCTCCACCCTggaccctgccccccacctggCACTCTGCAGataacag CGACCTGTCCACGCAGTGGGGTCATCTCTCCAGACACTACCCCACAGACCGCAGCAGCTCCCTGGGCAGCATGGAGAGCCTGGACCCTCCCGGCCAGACAAACTACGATACCCAGAATGCACCCAGCCAGACTGCGGACTACGACCCCCATCTGTCTCCCGTCGAC CCCGCCATCTTCAACAATAAACGAGACTCCGCCTATAGCTCTTTCTCCGCCAGTTCCAACGCATCAGACTATACCCTCCCTCTCCGGCCTGGAGAGGCCTGCTCCATGGACAATCTTCTTCAGGGCCTGGGACCCGCCTGCCGGGGATACCCCAGCGGAGATGCACATTCCCTGGGGAGCATGGCAGGCGAGAGCCAGGATGAGTCGGGCCTAAAGTCGAGGTCGCTGACCAGGCCCAAAGTGAGGTTACCTGAAGCGAGGGCGAGGCCGTCCTCATACTGctacgaggaggagaggaggggaaggaggaggtggagg gaagaaggaggaggtggaggagaaggaggaggaggtggaggagaaggaggaggtggaggagaaggaggaagaagaagaggaggaggaagggcagcacctccccagcccccaaccAGGAAGGACAGTTTCAGGGCCACCCGGGGTCGTCCGGGGGTCACAGacaaccgctgctcctccgcgctTGTCGGCATCTCCAGCCCCTCCTGTTGCTCGGGCAACGACCACCTCTCCGGCGTGGCTCCGGGGACAGATCGTCAACGGCTACGGGAGCGAGTCTCCCGCgatcagagacaggaagggaggatcCTCCTACtgccctctcaccccccaggGAGGCGAGGATCAGGAGAACCACGGGCCCTCAGATCCCAGTCTCTGTGCCCCAACGAGGGCCTCGCCTTCCCCCTGCCCCATCCCCACACGTCCAGACCCCTC ATGGACCCCCGGGGGGAGACTGAGCACCTCCATCCCCAGGACAAGCTCTCTTCCTCGGGTCTGCATCGTCACAGTGCCCCTGAGAAGCTCCTGGAGGTTTCCAGCGACCGCTCGGACCCCTCGGACCGTTCCGTGTCCCCCCCCTGCAGACAGTGGTCCCACTCCCCGCTTCAACCCCTCAGGGTGGGGCTAGCAGAGGACCAGTGGGCTCCgggaccccccaccctccagacccaGGACAAGTGGGGAGGCAGCCGATGCTCCACCCCAGGATCGGTGCTCACggatggggatggggaggtCGTG AGGGAGGGTCAGAGGCTGGAGGGTCTGGACAGGGTGGCTGGTAGTTCGCCCTCATCCATCCAGCAGCACCACACCTGGGGGCGTTCGGTTAGTGTACCGGGGCAGCCC CGAGCCTTTCACCCCAGGGTGGGAGTCAACTCTGATCGGTTACTGGAGAGGGACTTTGGGCCTATTAGCGCTGCTGCTAGCATGGATACTCTTCTGGTGGAACAGAGGGGGGGGTTaggtggagggaaaggaggcagaggaggagcagagggcaaTGAAGGAGAGATGGTGAAGAGGTCAAGCTCCTCCCGGAATCACCGGAGATCACGCCGTCGGAGCGAGCGGTTCGCA ACCAACCTCCGCAACGAGATCCAACGCAAGAAGGCCCAGCTGCAGAAGAGCAGAGGCCCAGGCGGGCTCCTGTGCAGCGGGGACACCGTCCAcgaggaggagggtctggacctccagggggaggtggaagagaggggaacTCCAGACTATCATGCCCAGGAGCGAGGCTCCAAAATCGGGCACACTTcagccctcccctctgccctagAAGCCCCAGCCCCTGGAAGTCTAAGGAGGCTCTGCTCTGCCTCTACACCCCAGCTCCACCTCCCTAGCCTGGGAACAAATGACCCGGCTGACTCCAACTTTGACTGTCCACAGAACCAGACTCAGGACCCATCCAGGAGCACCCTGAGGTCGGACCGGTTCAGACCCGATTGTGGCGTCGGATTCCGGGTCGTTGAGGAACCGGCCCCTGCTGGGAAAGCCCGTCGATGGCGGTGGACCCCGGAACACAAACTCCAACCGGACCACGACGCCGACCCAGCCTTtagaga gtcaaaggtcgtgGAGTCCCgactcccctcttcttcctcctcctcctcttccgtccGTTCCTCCTCTTCCAGGACGGAGGAGAGCGACATCCTGACGTTCGCCGACCGGCGGAACTTCTTCGAGGAGACGAGTAGGAGCATGTCTGTGACCAACCTCTCAGGCCTGACGAGTCGAAGGCAGAGACCGGAATCGGCACGGAGACACCAGCAGCCTTCCACCCTGGAGAACCGGGGAGCAGGGCCACTGCCAGGGACAAGC CAAAGGAGGTACTCCTACCAGGGCGGAATCCTGCAGGAAAGTCCCCTGCTTCCGAACACGATGGAGGCCCGGAGGCAGTCTGTCAGTagcgagaaggagagggagaaggagagggaaagagaaaggatgcgagagtgggagagggaggagagggcgagggaaagagagagggaaagggaggaaaggatgaaggagaggggagagagaaagagaggagaggaacaggagagggtcATGGAGTTGGAGAGGGCCAGACTTAGGGAGAttgagcgggagagagaaagggaggagagggtgagagagtgggagaggcaaagagagagggaggtggaaagagagagagaaagagaaagagagagagaacttgagttggagagagaaagagagagagaacttgagttggagagagaaagagagagagaacttcagttggagaaggaaagagagagagaactcgagttggagagagaaagagagagagaacttgagagggccagagagagagagctggaactggagagagaagaaagaaggagagggagagagatagagaaagggaga CTCCTACTCAGTCCAGACCCACGTCTACACCCAGGCCTTCCCCCCAACCAAGCCCAGAACCAGGCTTCTCGTTCAGCCTTCCATCCAGTCAACAACCCCCTCTCCCAGGACAACCAGGGATACACTCCGAGAAGCTACACTCCCACAGAG ACTCACACTGGACGGCCTTGTGACCAGACTCAGCTCTACAGGAAGTTCAGTCTGACGGAGAG aGAGTTCCCCAGGCGCAGTACTGACTCCAGACCACCAGAGGGCGctgatctctccctctgccGTGAGGAGCAGCAGCACGGCCGCCGGGGAGCCCGGCTGTCGGCCCGCAGCACGGACGCCGAGCGCTCcccgcttcctcctcctcacccctcctcccccctctctcccccctccctttctccgctGCGGGGGAGGGCCATGTCCGAGAACGACCTCCGCTTCGATGGGCGCCGTCTGCACGCCCGCTTTCTCCCCGTCGCCGCGGGAACCGCCCCGGCGCTGAGCGAGGCAGAAGAGGCGGGACACGGAGGGGGAGGAAGCGTTGGCGGGGCAACCAGGAAGaagaccccccctcctccgaggcctcccccccccaagtGGGAGCAGTTCCACCGCAGGAGGGCGTCGCACCACAACCTCTtcgcctcctcacctctcttacacccctcctcctccctcctcgccccccaGGGCCCggggtctcccccctcccccgctctcccccccctcccccaggaagCTCCTCGTCTGCGTTCTCacagcctccccccccaaaGGGAGGAGCTTCAAGTTTACCAGCAGGCGGAGGAACGCCCCCTTTCGCAAGCCCCGCCCAGCCCGGGGTTCACCCGCAGGGCGTTCAGGCCCGTAGCTCCGCCCCACAGGGAGGAGGACACGCCCCCTCCTCGGGGTTGCCACGGGGACCAAGGAGGGGAAGTGGACACGCTCCCTCCCAGACCAACGTCGGACAACTGTACCAG GTTGAGTGGAGCAGACTCAGGTCCCACTGTGCTAAAGCCAGGCagccagagacagcagagaccagcagcCGAGTGGACCAGGACTACATCTCCCAGAGGGCCGAGCGGCGCCCTGGAGAACGGGGGCGTGGCCCCGGTAGAGCCCTACCTCTCCATGAGCTatgagcagcagcagctgatgaTGATGAACCAGAACCACGGAAGgttccacaaccaccaccatcacaacaggGTTCCGGAACCCCAACAAACTCTGGAACCGCGACCGgaactcagccccagccccgcccaCAGCCTGGAGGCGGAGCTGGACATCCCCATGGAAACGGACATCGACGACTTCCCGGAGGAGGGACTTCCTGAGGACGAGGAGCCAATCAGAAACGAGCTCCAGTGTTTCGCCTTGCCAGTGATGGTCCTGGAGACGGACATGGACTCCATGCCCGAGCAAGAGGCCTCGTCGACGGGCaggctgagagcagagagaggctctctggaggtggagctggaggtgggGACCAGAGAGGGGCTCTTTGATGAGCTCTTCCCCCACGAAGGTGAGGGCGAGGCGGGCACcgagagctggagaggaggcTACCCCCGCAGCCCGATGGAGAACTCCTCCGACAGCCTGgacag gcgtTCTGGGGCCAGCTCCAGTTGCTCTTCCTACTACAGCCCCTCCACAGCCAAGCTCCTGACTGACTGCTGCtctgaccaggaccaggaccaggagctggcctacaag aggcagctgatggagAGCCTGCGTAAGAAGCTGGGGGTTCTGAGAGAGGCCCAGAGAGGCCTGCTAGAGGACATCAGAGCCAACACACAgctaggagaggag GTGGAGAGCCTGGTGGTGTCCGTGTGCAAGCCCAGCGAGGTGGACAAGTTCCGGATGTTCATCGGGGACCTGGACAAGGTGGTCAgcctgctcctgtctctctccgggAGGCTTCTGAGGGCGGAGAGCTCCCTGCACGCTCTGGAGCCCCACACAGCTCACagcgagagg ctccccctgctggagaaGAAGCAGCACCTCCTGGAGCAGCTTGCGGAGGCGCAGGGTCTGAAGGAGCACGTGGACCGCAGGGAGCAGGCGGTGGCCCGGGCTCTGGCCCTGCGCCTGGCCCCCGAGCAGCACCGCGACTACAGCCACTTTGTCAAGATGAAGGGGGCCCTGCTGGTGGAGCAGAGGCAGCTGGAGGACAAGATCAGGCTGGGAGAGGAGCAGCTTCGGGGGCTGAGGGagagcctgggcctggggctggggctggggctgggcctggggctggggtatGGACACTATTAG